From Verrucomicrobiia bacterium, the proteins below share one genomic window:
- the mreD gene encoding rod shape-determining protein MreD: MNAITSILVLLAAALAVFWESAFQGIRHLLGAQIDLLPGLIVYASLSTGLFTTSLTAVTAGLLFDSLSANPLGVTVLPLLLVGILIHSQRELILRDQVFAQFILGLAASAIAPLLTLLLILTRGEPPLLGWGSLWQWIVLAVGGAIATPIWFLAFGLFDRTFNYQRARETTFRADREIRRGRK; encoded by the coding sequence ATGAACGCAATTACTTCCATCCTGGTATTGCTGGCGGCGGCCCTTGCAGTGTTCTGGGAGTCGGCCTTCCAGGGCATTCGGCATCTTCTGGGCGCGCAAATCGACCTTCTTCCCGGGTTGATCGTTTATGCCAGCCTCTCGACGGGATTATTCACGACGAGCCTGACTGCCGTGACCGCCGGCCTTTTGTTTGATTCGCTTTCCGCGAATCCGCTGGGTGTCACGGTGCTGCCGTTATTGCTCGTTGGGATTCTGATTCATTCACAGCGGGAACTGATTCTTCGAGACCAGGTTTTCGCCCAATTCATCCTGGGACTTGCGGCAAGCGCGATCGCTCCTCTGTTGACGCTGCTACTGATCCTGACACGCGGCGAACCGCCGCTGCTGGGATGGGGAAGTCTCTGGCAATGGATTGTCCTGGCCGTGGGCGGCGCCATTGCGACGCCGATCTGGTTTCTGGCATTTGGATTGTTTGACCGCACGTTCAACTATCAGCGTGCTCGTGAAACAACCTTCCGGGCCGATCGTGAAATCCGGAGGGGAAGGAAATGA
- a CDS encoding Rne/Rng family ribonuclease, whose protein sequence is MSERNFSRRRRGGMRFRPSGGLGHTSQKPDRDATEARAEVVGGAGAQEKVFERRHAHEIDRAENIAAGLPPEGPAQEPARTEEKPAEPARAAAPSAPQPKEEKFEPVTISEKPKGIVDAIRVAATSLVKKVQKLLKPVKKVHKEVIINAETLETRVAVSEDGKLEEFNIERTTEERLVGSIFKGKVRNLEDGLKAAFVDIGFEKNAFLHYWDIVPNQFDSGVEIVEREGRKRDKPKITQKDIPRVYPPGSDIIVQVTKGPIGTKGPRVTTNLVLPGRYLVLLPNSDQSGISRKIENQQERQRLKKILRELSIPDGMGVIMRTAGEGQQKRYFVRDLALLLEEWRGVQDRIKSQPTATCVFQEPDLIERTVRDFLTEDVERIVVDHQKAYDRMREMISKISKRSAAKVKLYGDPQPIFDRFNISKQLENAFSRQVHLKSGGYIVIDETEALVAIDVNTGRHKGGKDQETAILKVNLEAADEISRQLRLRNMGGLIVLDFIDMKSRRDQQNVYQRMKEGLRRDKAKTHILPISQLGLMEMTRQRHSESVRAAVYDDCPYCKGRGKVKSSLTMSVEIQRKLQEILKKRTRDENDFQLRIVVHPTVLERLRTEDEKHLIEMEKRYFGKLSFRADTGMHAEQFKIVNVANNEELASVGS, encoded by the coding sequence ATGAGTGAAAGGAACTTTTCCCGGCGGCGCCGCGGCGGAATGCGATTCCGCCCCAGCGGCGGCCTGGGACACACCTCGCAAAAACCCGACCGCGATGCGACAGAAGCGCGCGCCGAGGTCGTTGGTGGCGCGGGTGCGCAGGAAAAGGTTTTCGAGCGGCGCCACGCGCATGAGATTGATCGCGCGGAAAACATCGCTGCTGGATTGCCGCCGGAAGGACCGGCGCAGGAACCCGCGCGGACGGAGGAAAAACCAGCGGAGCCCGCGCGCGCCGCAGCTCCATCCGCACCACAGCCGAAGGAAGAGAAGTTCGAGCCCGTGACGATTTCCGAGAAACCCAAGGGCATTGTCGATGCCATCCGCGTCGCGGCAACTTCGCTGGTGAAGAAGGTGCAGAAGCTCCTGAAGCCGGTGAAGAAGGTTCACAAGGAGGTCATCATCAATGCGGAAACCCTCGAGACGCGTGTGGCGGTTTCAGAAGATGGAAAACTCGAGGAGTTCAACATTGAGCGGACCACCGAAGAACGCCTGGTTGGAAGCATCTTCAAGGGCAAGGTGCGCAACCTTGAAGACGGGTTGAAAGCCGCGTTTGTCGACATTGGTTTTGAGAAGAACGCGTTTCTGCATTACTGGGACATTGTTCCAAACCAGTTCGACAGCGGCGTCGAAATTGTCGAGCGCGAAGGCCGCAAACGCGACAAGCCGAAGATCACGCAGAAGGATATCCCGCGCGTTTACCCGCCTGGCAGCGATATCATTGTCCAGGTGACAAAGGGACCGATTGGAACGAAGGGTCCGCGCGTCACAACAAACCTCGTTTTGCCTGGACGCTATCTCGTCCTCCTGCCGAACTCCGACCAAAGCGGTATCTCGCGCAAGATCGAGAACCAGCAGGAACGCCAGCGCCTGAAGAAGATCCTGCGGGAACTTTCCATTCCAGACGGCATGGGAGTCATCATGCGCACTGCGGGCGAAGGCCAGCAGAAGCGTTACTTCGTGCGCGACCTTGCCCTTCTCCTGGAGGAATGGCGCGGCGTGCAGGACCGAATCAAGAGCCAGCCGACCGCCACCTGTGTCTTCCAGGAACCCGACCTGATCGAGCGCACGGTTCGCGATTTCCTCACCGAAGACGTGGAACGCATCGTCGTTGATCATCAGAAGGCCTACGATCGCATGCGCGAAATGATTTCCAAGATTTCGAAGCGTTCCGCAGCGAAGGTGAAGCTCTATGGCGATCCGCAGCCGATTTTCGATCGGTTCAACATCAGCAAGCAACTCGAGAACGCATTCTCACGGCAGGTGCACCTCAAGAGCGGCGGATACATCGTCATCGACGAAACCGAGGCGCTCGTTGCGATCGACGTCAATACGGGACGGCACAAGGGCGGCAAGGATCAGGAAACGGCGATCCTCAAGGTGAACCTCGAAGCTGCGGATGAGATTTCGCGTCAACTGCGCCTGCGCAACATGGGCGGGTTAATCGTGCTGGATTTTATCGACATGAAATCGCGCCGCGACCAGCAGAACGTCTATCAGCGGATGAAGGAAGGGTTGCGCCGCGACAAGGCGAAGACCCATATCCTGCCGATCTCGCAGCTTGGCCTGATGGAAATGACGCGGCAGCGGCACAGCGAAAGCGTGCGCGCGGCGGTTTACGACGATTGCCCCTACTGCAAAGGCCGCGGCAAGGTGAAGAGCTCGCTCACGATGAGCGTGGAGATTCAGCGCAAGCTGCAGGAAATCCTGAAGAAGCGCACCCGTGACGAGAACGACTTCCAGCTGCGAATCGTGGTGCATCCGACCGTGCTGGAGCGCCTGCGAACCGAAGACGAGAAGCACTTGATCGAGATGGAAAAGCGTTACTTCGGCAAACTCTCGTTCCGCGCGGACACGGGCATGCACGCCGAGCAGTTCAAGATCGTGAACGTTGCGAACAACGAGGAACTGGCGAGCGTGGGAAGCTAG
- a CDS encoding sigma-70 family RNA polymerase sigma factor: MAEKDYSSAEDTALVRLAQKGDTSAFEELVFRHRDKIYARAYSMMRNEEEAVDLSQEAWVKGWQRLHQFQGESSFTTWMTRIVINLCLDQLRKQKRQRAESIELLDEEAGGVERQMPAVTVNPTERLERGELRQRIDKAMSQLSYEHRTVLILHEFEEMEYKEIAKTMDCSIGTVMSRLFYARRKLAALLADLRGAD, encoded by the coding sequence ATGGCTGAAAAAGACTATTCCTCGGCTGAAGACACAGCCCTGGTGCGCCTCGCCCAAAAGGGGGACACGAGCGCCTTCGAGGAATTGGTTTTCCGGCATCGGGACAAGATTTACGCCCGTGCCTACAGCATGATGCGGAACGAAGAAGAAGCGGTGGATCTTTCTCAGGAAGCATGGGTGAAGGGCTGGCAGCGGCTCCACCAGTTCCAGGGTGAGTCGAGCTTCACCACCTGGATGACGCGCATTGTCATCAATCTTTGCCTTGACCAGTTGCGCAAACAGAAGAGGCAGCGGGCGGAATCGATTGAGCTGCTGGATGAAGAAGCGGGCGGAGTGGAACGGCAGATGCCGGCCGTGACGGTGAATCCGACGGAACGACTCGAACGCGGCGAACTCCGGCAGAGGATCGACAAGGCCATGAGCCAGTTGTCCTACGAGCATCGAACCGTCCTGATCCTCCATGAGTTTGAGGAAATGGAATATAAAGAGATCGCCAAAACGATGGATTGTTCGATTGGCACGGTAATGTCGAGGCTGTTCTACGCGCGGCGGAAACTTGCGGCCTTGCTGGCGGATTTGAGAGGGGCCGATTAG
- a CDS encoding penicillin-binding transpeptidase domain-containing protein yields MLIFDQLRRNDPALRLLALGIFLGLVTLGAGLWWVQIVSYRDYQANLETQAFRTIRIPAVRGKIMDQNGATLADNVPTFNVSLYLEELKDQFREEYARIRPREVVTNNPPAWKFWASGSQVRTQATRLKRDQLDVLYWEARFRVASNAVAKISSDLNKPLSFNPATFKRHYLTRLALPYPVAERLTPAEIARFEEKTSSTRGVDLEIQSTRNYPQTNTAAHLLGHLRQSDELDEGEPSVFDYRLPDFRGVTGVEFAYDSELHGRAGAKSVLVNNLGYRQTENTWSPAEPGRDVVMTLDLQVQLAAERALQNAAAAKPVRGAAVVMDVNTGDILAMASEPSFDPGFFVNRRAFPPGYYNQLQTVNAEKNRATQENYRPGSIFKPIVALACLESGLDPDDTYKVQPYTRNAGLGGIFVGRREIRDTAPPGDYNFRRALIHSSNAYFIHYGLRAGVDRIAEMGRRLHLGERSELGTRQEISGTFPDQRRISRGWTDGDTANLCIGQGYIDVTPLQMTVVASALANGGKVLWPRLVARVDPSAFDPTSQPTTFPSGRVRDQLSVRASTLRILGEAMLADTEDPEGTAYHAFRNWQHQKVMRVCGKTGTAQIQNERNQTIGLTTWFLSFAPYENPRYAVVVMVENGSSGGGTCAPLARQIYDALVTRDQSRTPRQSVAHAN; encoded by the coding sequence GTGTTGATCTTCGACCAACTTCGCCGAAACGACCCCGCATTGAGATTGCTTGCGCTCGGGATTTTCCTCGGCCTGGTCACTCTTGGCGCGGGCCTTTGGTGGGTTCAGATCGTGTCCTATCGCGACTATCAGGCGAATCTCGAGACGCAGGCGTTTCGCACGATTCGAATTCCCGCGGTGCGCGGGAAAATCATGGATCAAAATGGCGCGACCCTCGCTGACAATGTTCCGACCTTCAACGTCAGCCTTTATCTGGAGGAATTGAAGGATCAATTCCGTGAGGAGTATGCAAGAATCCGTCCCCGCGAAGTTGTCACGAACAATCCGCCTGCATGGAAATTTTGGGCCAGCGGATCCCAAGTGCGAACGCAAGCGACCCGGTTGAAGCGTGATCAACTGGACGTTCTTTATTGGGAAGCGCGCTTTCGGGTCGCCAGCAACGCAGTCGCAAAGATCAGCAGCGACCTCAACAAGCCGCTGTCGTTCAACCCCGCGACATTCAAGCGTCACTATCTCACGCGGCTTGCCCTGCCCTACCCTGTTGCTGAGCGCCTCACTCCGGCAGAGATCGCGCGCTTCGAGGAAAAGACATCGAGCACGCGCGGCGTCGATTTGGAAATCCAATCCACCCGGAATTACCCGCAAACCAACACTGCCGCGCATTTGCTGGGGCATCTTCGTCAAAGCGATGAATTGGACGAAGGCGAACCTTCGGTGTTCGATTATCGATTGCCGGATTTCCGGGGAGTTACGGGAGTCGAGTTTGCCTACGACTCTGAACTTCATGGGCGTGCCGGCGCGAAATCCGTTCTCGTCAACAACCTCGGATATCGCCAAACCGAAAACACGTGGTCGCCGGCTGAACCCGGGCGCGATGTCGTGATGACGCTTGACCTGCAGGTTCAACTCGCCGCCGAGCGCGCGCTCCAGAATGCCGCCGCTGCAAAACCAGTTCGCGGCGCCGCGGTCGTTATGGATGTCAACACTGGCGACATCCTGGCGATGGCATCGGAGCCGTCGTTTGATCCAGGATTCTTCGTGAATCGACGCGCCTTTCCGCCCGGCTATTACAACCAGCTTCAAACCGTGAATGCCGAAAAGAATCGGGCCACGCAGGAAAACTACAGGCCGGGATCGATCTTCAAGCCGATCGTCGCGCTCGCGTGCCTTGAAAGCGGTCTCGACCCTGATGACACCTACAAGGTGCAGCCTTACACGCGCAACGCCGGCCTGGGCGGGATCTTCGTGGGGCGCCGGGAGATCCGCGACACCGCACCGCCAGGCGATTACAATTTCCGCCGCGCCCTGATCCACTCCAGCAATGCCTACTTTATTCATTACGGATTGCGTGCGGGTGTGGATCGTATTGCAGAGATGGGACGCCGCCTGCATCTCGGCGAGCGATCCGAACTTGGAACGCGGCAGGAAATCAGCGGAACCTTCCCCGATCAGCGTCGGATCAGCCGGGGTTGGACCGATGGCGACACCGCCAACCTGTGCATTGGCCAGGGCTACATTGACGTGACGCCGTTGCAGATGACGGTTGTCGCAAGCGCGCTGGCAAACGGCGGCAAGGTTTTGTGGCCCAGGCTCGTGGCCCGCGTTGACCCCTCTGCGTTCGATCCAACAAGCCAGCCTACAACGTTTCCTTCGGGGCGGGTGCGCGATCAGTTGAGTGTTCGCGCGAGCACGCTGCGGATTCTTGGCGAAGCCATGCTTGCGGACACTGAAGATCCTGAAGGCACTGCCTATCACGCATTTCGGAACTGGCAGCACCAAAAGGTAATGCGCGTGTGTGGCAAAACTGGAACGGCGCAAATTCAAAACGAGCGCAATCAAACGATTGGGCTCACGACATGGTTTCTCTCGTTCGCACCTTACGAGAACCCCCGCTACGCAGTTGTGGTAATGGTTGAAAACGGGTCGTCAGGTGGCGGCACATGCGCTCCCCTCGCCCGTCAAATTTACGACGCACTGGTCACGCGCGACCAATCCAGAACGCCACGCCAATCCGTTGCCCACGCAAACTGA
- the rodA gene encoding rod shape-determining protein RodA, protein MFEAVLNERQARIEKIQLIAIAGLMLLGAAFIYSATMVNESARIAPLLRQTWFRQVIWYGMGTAAAIGCCLIDYRSLTRWALVIYWGSILLLVVVLIPGIGSTHGWGARRWIDLGFFNLQPSEVAKLAMIMAMASFLSRPAEELRQARNFWKPIAMILLPFLLILKEPDLGSAIVLFPTGFMMMLCAGTPKRYLIKLVAGMAIAGSLLIVDVLFAPPGWWQIPLENYQKQRLLVYFGADFAPKDASPAEREKARRLQAEKSYQVKQALISVGTGGLWGKGWREGTQTSLAFLPPGAAHNDFIFSVIAEEKGFVGSILVLTLYGAVLFSGIRIATQARDRLGKLLAVGVVTLLFSHVFVNIGMNIRIVPVTGIPLPLLSYGGSSVLSSLIAMGMLQNVYIHRKGY, encoded by the coding sequence ATGTTCGAAGCCGTCCTCAACGAAAGACAGGCACGGATCGAAAAGATCCAGCTGATCGCCATTGCTGGATTGATGCTTCTCGGCGCTGCGTTCATTTACAGCGCGACGATGGTGAATGAATCGGCGCGCATCGCGCCATTGCTGCGCCAGACATGGTTTCGCCAGGTGATCTGGTATGGAATGGGAACCGCGGCGGCGATCGGCTGTTGCCTCATCGATTATCGCAGCCTGACCCGATGGGCGCTCGTGATTTACTGGGGATCCATACTGCTCCTGGTTGTAGTGCTGATTCCGGGAATCGGATCGACCCATGGATGGGGAGCACGGCGTTGGATCGACCTGGGATTCTTCAACCTGCAACCCAGCGAGGTTGCGAAGCTGGCGATGATCATGGCCATGGCGAGTTTCCTTAGCCGTCCTGCCGAAGAACTGAGGCAGGCGCGAAACTTCTGGAAGCCGATTGCGATGATTCTGCTGCCGTTCCTGTTGATCCTCAAGGAACCGGACCTTGGCTCGGCGATCGTGCTCTTCCCCACCGGATTCATGATGATGCTCTGCGCCGGCACGCCCAAGCGTTACCTGATCAAGCTGGTTGCCGGGATGGCGATCGCAGGATCGTTGTTGATTGTTGACGTGCTTTTCGCCCCTCCCGGCTGGTGGCAGATCCCGCTTGAGAATTATCAGAAGCAACGCCTGCTGGTTTATTTCGGCGCCGATTTCGCGCCTAAAGATGCAAGCCCGGCGGAGCGCGAAAAGGCGAGGCGGCTCCAGGCCGAGAAGTCGTATCAGGTCAAGCAGGCGTTGATTTCGGTCGGCACCGGCGGGCTGTGGGGCAAGGGCTGGCGTGAAGGCACCCAGACTTCGCTGGCATTTCTGCCGCCAGGCGCGGCGCATAATGATTTCATTTTCTCCGTGATTGCCGAGGAGAAAGGATTCGTCGGCAGCATATTGGTGCTGACGTTGTATGGAGCGGTTCTGTTCTCCGGAATCAGAATCGCCACCCAGGCTCGCGATCGCCTTGGGAAATTGCTGGCAGTGGGCGTTGTGACGCTGCTGTTCAGCCACGTGTTCGTGAATATCGGCATGAATATTCGCATTGTACCTGTAACGGGCATTCCACTGCCGCTGTTGTCTTACGGCGGGTCTTCAGTGCTTAGTTCGTTGATCGCCATGGGCATGCTGCAAAACGTGTATATACACCGAAAGGGTTATTGA
- the hisB gene encoding imidazoleglycerol-phosphate dehydratase HisB, which translates to MKQRQATLKRVTKETAISLRLNLDGSGQSSIDTGIPFFDHMLTLFAKHAVMDLTLRCKGDLEVDAHHTVEDCGIALGQAFVKALGDKKGVRRYGTGFDPRNPLTAEAFVPMDECLARCVIDFSGRPYLVWRGLNEWGARAVRKKDRAQDMSSVFRFGLAREFFQGFANEARCNLHLELLYGDEPHHIVEALFKAFAKAADFACQRDPRIAGQLPSTKGKL; encoded by the coding sequence ATGAAGCAACGTCAGGCCACCCTAAAGCGGGTCACGAAGGAAACGGCGATTTCCCTGCGGCTGAACCTCGACGGTTCGGGGCAGAGTTCAATCGACACCGGCATTCCCTTCTTCGATCACATGCTCACCCTGTTCGCGAAACACGCGGTGATGGACCTGACGCTGCGCTGCAAGGGCGACTTGGAAGTCGACGCGCATCATACTGTTGAGGATTGTGGAATCGCTCTCGGCCAGGCCTTTGTGAAGGCGCTCGGCGACAAAAAAGGTGTGCGCCGCTATGGCACAGGCTTCGATCCCAGGAATCCCCTTACGGCCGAGGCTTTTGTACCCATGGATGAATGCCTTGCTCGCTGTGTCATCGATTTCAGCGGGCGTCCCTACCTGGTTTGGCGCGGATTGAATGAATGGGGAGCCCGCGCCGTCAGGAAAAAGGATCGTGCTCAGGATATGTCCAGTGTTTTCAGGTTTGGGCTCGCGCGGGAGTTCTTCCAGGGCTTTGCCAACGAAGCCCGTTGCAACCTGCACTTGGAGCTGCTTTACGGGGATGAACCGCATCATATCGTCGAGGCGCTGTTCAAGGCATTTGCGAAAGCAGCGGATTTCGCCTGCCAGCGGGATCCCCGGATTGCCGGGCAGCTTCCCAGCACGAAGGGCAAGCTGTAA